DNA sequence from the Synergistaceae bacterium genome:
CGACACAATCGCCGGAAAGTACATGCTCGCTCACGGAGGCGGCTCAATCATCAACACCGCATCAATGTCCGCGCACATCGTCAACGTCCCTCAGCCTCAGTGCGCCTACAACGCTTCGAAGGCCGGAGTAATCCAGCTCACGAAGTCCCTCGCCATCGAGTGGGCAAAGCGCGGAGTCCGTGTGAACTCAATCAGTCCCGGCTATATCGGCACAGACCTTACTCTCAGCTCCGAGTTCCTGAAGCCCTTAATCGCAAAGTGGAATGAACTTGCACCGATGGGCAGACTCGGAAAACCCGAAGAGTTAGAGTCAATCTGCGTATATCTGGCAGGAGACACCAGCACGTTTACTACGGGCGCGGATTTCTGCCTTGACGGAGCATTCACCTGCTTCTAAGCCCTGCGCAACGAAGTTAGGCTTTAGCGTTAAACGATAACAGCTTATCGTTTGGACGAAGCAAAATATATTCACGCAAAGGAGATACACTCATGAAGAAGTTTGCAGCACTGTTCACCCTCGTAATGATCCTCGCTCTCCCCGTCGTAGCAATGGCCGCCGACACCGGCAAGACTGAAGGCGTACAGGCCTCCCCTGAGTTCTACGCAAAGGCTAACTTTGAGACGCTCAAGGGCAAGAAAATCGGCATCACGATTCAGTCCCTGCAGAATGCTTACTGGGCAGGCGTTATGACCGCACTCGGAGAAATCCTGCAGGCCGCCGGAGCAGAATATACCATCGTCGGATGCAACGACTCCTCCGCAACTCAGATCTCCCAGATCGAGAACTTCGTCTCAGCAGGATGCGACCTCATCATGGTTCACCCGTCAGACGCAAACGCAGTCGAGGATGCCTGCGCAGAAGCCCGCAACTTCGGCATCAAGGTTATGTGCTGGGATGACCCCATGACCAACACCGACGCTAACTGGGTTCTGAACAATACCTATCTGGGAACAGAGATCGGCAAGCTCGCCGGAGCATTCATCAACCAGCATTACAGCGCGGAGAAGAAGGCTGAAGTTACGATTATCGGCTATCCTCAGACAGTAATCCTTCTTGAGCGTGAGAACGGCATCAAGCAGGGACTCGAAGAGACAGCCGCCGGCAAGTACGAGATCGTAGCCACGACCGCCGCAATCGAGGCGAACCTTGCACAGGACGCAGTAGAGACAATCCTTCAGGCACACCCTGACTGCAAAGTCTTCACAGGCATCGGCGCGGGCGCAATGATCGGTGCAGACGAAGCACTGCAGATTGCAACGGGCGGAAAGATTCCCGAAGATATGGGCGTGTTCACGACGGACGTAACCAAGCAGCAGCTCGGACAGCTCGCAGACCCGACATATCCCGCGAAGGGCATTATCGGTTTCGAGGGCTCGGACGAAGACACAGCACGTTCTGCCGCGTCAATGTTCGCACTCATTCTTGAGGACAAAGTAGGCGCAAAGAACGTGTTCAGGGCAGTTGCACCCATCACCGCCGAGAACGTCGCCGCAATTCAGGCAGGAATGAAGTAGAGAGGATGAAGAATTTACGGGCTTCCCGGGCAGTAACGGGAGGCTCGTTTTATGATTAAGTACAGGAGGTGTAAGAATGGCAGAAGATTATGTGCTTGAACTCGAACACATACGCAAAGAATATCCCGGTGTCGTGGCGTTGAAGGACGTAACGTTACAGCTCAGGCGCGGCGAAATTCTGGGACTTATCGGCGAGAACGGAGCAGGCAAGTCTACCCTCATCAAATGCTGTTCAGGAGCGGTTATCCCGACGAGCGGAAAAATCAAGGTCAAGAAAGACCCCAACGGCGAAGTGAGAGAGTTTGCGAGAATGACTCCCCAGCTGGCAGCTGAGAACGGAATAGCGATAATCTATCAGGAGTTCAACAACGTCGGAGAGCTTTCCGCCGCAGAGAACATGTTTCTTGGCCGCCCTATCCTCAAGAAGAACGGCATCACGATTGACCGCAAAGCAATGGAGGCTGAGGCCGCGAAGGCGTTTGCACAGCTCGAGATCAACATCAACCCCGCAGAGCTGGTGAAGAATCTCTCCGTCGGTTATCAGCAGATGGTTGAAATCGCGAAGGCCATCCAGCAGAACGCGCAGGTTCTCATCATGGACGAGCCCAGCGCGCCCCTCACGACTAAGGAAGTCGAGAGCATGTTCAAGGTTGTGGAGCTTCTGAAGTCGCGCGGAGTGTCGATAATCTACATTTCGCACAGGCTCGAGGAAATCTTCAGGCTGTCTGACAGAATCGAAGTCATCAGAGACGGCGAATATGTCGACACGCTCATAACCGACAAAGACCCCGCGACGATTCCGCATCAGGTTGACGACCTCATCAAGCTCATGGTCGGGCGCGAAATGACCCAGAAATACCCTCCGCGCAAACCCTGCGTGCGTGATGATGTCGTCCTCGAACTCCAGCACGTCTACGGAAACGGCGACGAAGATATTTCGTTCAAGGTACACGCGGGAGAAGTCTTAGGGCTCGGCGGACTCGTCGGAGCAGGCAGGACGGAAATCGCGCAGGTGATTTTCGGTTCGCGTCCGAAGGAGTCGGGAAAGATTATCTTCATGGGACAGGAGATTAACCCTCATGCACCCAGAGCCGCAATCGACTACGGAATAGCGTTATTGCCGGAGGACAGAAAGAGGCACGGCGCGCTCCTCACCAATTCCATCAAGAACAATATCTCGATGCCGATTTATGAGCGCATCTCCAGAGCTACGGTTATTGACGCGAGGACGGAGAAGGCTACAGCAGAACGTTACCGCGAGGACATACAGATAAAGTGCCCGAGCATTCACCAGCTCGTGAAGAACCTTTCCGGCGGAAACCAGCAGAAGGTTATTCTGGCGAAGTGGCTTGCGGCTAACTCAAAGCTGATAATCTTCGACGAGCCCACACGCGGAATCGACGTAGGCGCGAAGTTCGAGATCTACAAGCTGATTAATGACCTTGTTGAAGACGGAGTAGCAGTGTTAATGATTTCGTCGGAGATGGAGGAACTTATGGGCATGTCCGACAGAATTATAGTTCTCGCGGAAGGCAACGCTATGGGAGAACTTCAGAAGGACGAGTTCACCGCAGATACAATCATGTTATACGCATCGGGAGTTGTTCCTGAAAGCAAGAAGGAGGCAGTGTAACTTATGGAGCAGAACAAATTTGCGGCGGCATTCAAGCAGAACGCAATATGGCTTGTGTTCATCATCGAGATAGCAATCTTCGCATACTTCAACCCCAAATTCCTGAGCATCCCGAACATCGTGAACATCTCCCGTCAGGTGTCGTATTACGGCATCGCGTCAATCGGTATGACGTTCGTGATTCTGATTGCTGGCATTGACCTGTCCATAGCGTCAATAGTCGTTCTGGTCAACGTCGTGTGCGCGTACCTGATGATGAACATGGGCTGGAACATGTGGCTGGCAATCATCGTCTCAATCGCGATGGCAACGCTTATCGGAGTCCTGAACGGCTTTATGGTTGCGACTATAGGCATACCGGCAATCATCGCGACGTTCGCATCACAGACGGTGTTCAGAGGGCTGGCGTATATTCTGTCGGGCGGGCTTCCGATCCCTGACGTTCTGCGCTATGCACCTGAAGTCGGCCTCAACGGCAACCCTAACCTTGCGTTCTTTGCGCGCTGGACTCTGAATCACTGGTCAATCTTCCCGCGTACCGGTGTGGGGCTGATTCCTGTG
Encoded proteins:
- a CDS encoding sugar ABC transporter substrate-binding protein, yielding MKKFAALFTLVMILALPVVAMAADTGKTEGVQASPEFYAKANFETLKGKKIGITIQSLQNAYWAGVMTALGEILQAAGAEYTIVGCNDSSATQISQIENFVSAGCDLIMVHPSDANAVEDACAEARNFGIKVMCWDDPMTNTDANWVLNNTYLGTEIGKLAGAFINQHYSAEKKAEVTIIGYPQTVILLERENGIKQGLEETAAGKYEIVATTAAIEANLAQDAVETILQAHPDCKVFTGIGAGAMIGADEALQIATGGKIPEDMGVFTTDVTKQQLGQLADPTYPAKGIIGFEGSDEDTARSAASMFALILEDKVGAKNVFRAVAPITAENVAAIQAGMK
- a CDS encoding SDR family oxidoreductase encodes the protein MGIIEKMRLDGKKGFVTGAARGIGKCTATAFAEAGADVAIVDLDIAEAEKTAQEIAQATGRKVIAIKCDVTNEADVQAMVDKVVAELGGLDFCHANAGICINAAADEMTYAQWKKNIDVNLNSVFLTDTIAGKYMLAHGGGSIINTASMSAHIVNVPQPQCAYNASKAGVIQLTKSLAIEWAKRGVRVNSISPGYIGTDLTLSSEFLKPLIAKWNELAPMGRLGKPEELESICVYLAGDTSTFTTGADFCLDGAFTCF
- a CDS encoding ABC transporter permease, yielding MEQNKFAAAFKQNAIWLVFIIEIAIFAYFNPKFLSIPNIVNISRQVSYYGIASIGMTFVILIAGIDLSIASIVVLVNVVCAYLMMNMGWNMWLAIIVSIAMATLIGVLNGFMVATIGIPAIIATFASQTVFRGLAYILSGGLPIPDVLRYAPEVGLNGNPNLAFFARWTLNHWSIFPRTGVGLIPVCAIIMVICFAVGSFILNKSYFGRYFYAIGGNEEASELSGIRVNKMKYLIYALSGFFAGLAGIIVLSRTGSAQASSLVGFEFEVITCVVLGGVSVAGGIGRMSGVIAGVLIIGSLKSGMVMMNVSEYTQMVVQGLVLAVAVGFDCFSKKRQAS
- a CDS encoding sugar ABC transporter ATP-binding protein, giving the protein MAEDYVLELEHIRKEYPGVVALKDVTLQLRRGEILGLIGENGAGKSTLIKCCSGAVIPTSGKIKVKKDPNGEVREFARMTPQLAAENGIAIIYQEFNNVGELSAAENMFLGRPILKKNGITIDRKAMEAEAAKAFAQLEININPAELVKNLSVGYQQMVEIAKAIQQNAQVLIMDEPSAPLTTKEVESMFKVVELLKSRGVSIIYISHRLEEIFRLSDRIEVIRDGEYVDTLITDKDPATIPHQVDDLIKLMVGREMTQKYPPRKPCVRDDVVLELQHVYGNGDEDISFKVHAGEVLGLGGLVGAGRTEIAQVIFGSRPKESGKIIFMGQEINPHAPRAAIDYGIALLPEDRKRHGALLTNSIKNNISMPIYERISRATVIDARTEKATAERYREDIQIKCPSIHQLVKNLSGGNQQKVILAKWLAANSKLIIFDEPTRGIDVGAKFEIYKLINDLVEDGVAVLMISSEMEELMGMSDRIIVLAEGNAMGELQKDEFTADTIMLYASGVVPESKKEAV